A single region of the Gemmatimonadota bacterium genome encodes:
- a CDS encoding histidinol-phosphatase HisJ family protein, producing MLDYHMHVENYYPFGRTEDTCPDGTDPMETMRLFAASAAEHGVREIAITEHVYHFVQAREIVDKPWAVDKCFYDMDEYVDLLQSARREGLPIKTGIEMDYIEGKEPVIERIVGGYPWDFVLGSVHWIGDWGFDMSLFADEWDRRSVDQAYRDYFRLLGQAVQTGCFNSMSHPDLIKVMGHMPEGDISDLYEAFAEQVCGQEGLCVEISSAGFRKPVGRIYPERPLLEACARRGISITTASDAHVVEDIGRDFDRVRTHAASCGYGEAMSFDGRRATPVPIE from the coding sequence ATGCTCGACTACCACATGCACGTGGAGAATTACTATCCCTTCGGCAGGACGGAGGACACCTGCCCGGACGGTACGGATCCGATGGAGACCATGCGCCTTTTCGCCGCCTCGGCAGCCGAACACGGCGTGCGGGAAATCGCCATCACCGAGCACGTGTACCACTTCGTCCAGGCCCGGGAGATCGTGGACAAGCCCTGGGCCGTGGACAAGTGCTTCTACGATATGGACGAATACGTGGACCTGCTCCAGTCCGCGCGCCGGGAGGGGCTGCCCATCAAGACCGGCATCGAGATGGATTACATCGAAGGCAAGGAACCGGTCATCGAACGGATTGTCGGGGGGTATCCCTGGGATTTCGTGCTGGGTTCGGTGCACTGGATCGGTGACTGGGGATTCGACATGTCCCTTTTCGCGGACGAATGGGACCGGAGATCGGTGGACCAGGCCTACCGGGACTACTTCCGACTGCTGGGACAGGCCGTACAGACCGGTTGTTTCAATTCAATGTCCCATCCGGACCTGATCAAGGTGATGGGACACATGCCCGAAGGCGACATCTCGGATCTGTACGAAGCCTTTGCCGAGCAGGTATGCGGCCAGGAGGGCCTCTGCGTGGAGATAAGCTCGGCCGGCTTTCGCAAACCCGTGGGCAGGATCTACCCGGAGCGCCCCCTGCTGGAGGCCTGCGCCCGTCGCGGGATCTCCATCACGACGGCTTCCGACGCCCACGTCGTGGAGGACATCGGCCGGGATTTCGACCGGGTCAGGACCCACGCGGCATCCTGCGGGTACGGGGAAGCCATGTCCTTTGACGGCCGGCGCGCGACGCCGGTGCCCATTGAATAG
- a CDS encoding trans-2-enoyl-CoA reductase family protein codes for MATAVIEPRIRGFICTTAHPAGCTSNVNAQIQVARAAQPDQKNGAGPLRVLVIGASTGYGLAARIAAGAMYGAGTVGVFFERESSSTRCGTPGFYNTAAYHRYATENGLVSANVNGDAYSHEIKRKTVELVASRLGQVDLVVYSLASPKRTDPDTGETYLSVLSPIGETYVGKTIDLNREVINEVTVEPASDEGIRGTVGVMGGDDLRQWSEALLDAGLLADGARIVPFSYIGPALTWPIYRSGTIGRAKEHLEGTTKAIDGQLRSSIGGRAMVSVNKAVITQASAAIPVVPLYISLLYRIMREHGLHEDPIHQMVRLFNDHIGPGRTPALDGEDRIRLDDLELGDAVQREIDSVWPTITTENFRALTDYDAYKRGFRQLFGFEVDSVAYDEPVELEAEI; via the coding sequence ATGGCCACGGCCGTCATTGAGCCACGCATCCGGGGCTTTATCTGTACCACGGCGCATCCCGCCGGTTGCACTTCGAATGTCAACGCCCAGATCCAGGTTGCACGGGCTGCTCAGCCGGACCAGAAGAACGGCGCCGGACCGCTCCGTGTACTGGTGATCGGCGCTTCGACGGGATACGGACTGGCGGCGCGCATCGCGGCAGGCGCGATGTACGGCGCCGGCACGGTGGGGGTGTTTTTCGAACGCGAAAGCAGCAGTACCCGATGCGGTACGCCGGGATTCTATAACACCGCGGCTTACCACCGGTACGCGACGGAAAACGGACTGGTCTCGGCCAATGTAAATGGCGATGCCTACTCCCACGAGATCAAGCGGAAGACCGTGGAACTTGTTGCTTCCCGGCTGGGCCAGGTGGACCTGGTCGTCTACAGCCTGGCCTCCCCGAAGCGCACGGATCCGGACACGGGCGAGACCTACCTGTCCGTACTCAGTCCGATCGGGGAGACTTACGTGGGAAAGACCATCGATCTGAACCGCGAGGTCATCAACGAGGTCACCGTCGAACCGGCGTCGGACGAAGGCATCCGCGGGACGGTGGGCGTCATGGGCGGCGACGACCTGCGCCAGTGGAGCGAGGCGCTGCTCGACGCCGGGCTGCTGGCCGACGGCGCCCGGATCGTTCCGTTCTCGTACATCGGGCCTGCCCTGACCTGGCCCATTTACCGGAGCGGCACCATCGGCCGTGCGAAGGAACACCTGGAAGGGACCACGAAAGCGATCGACGGCCAACTCAGGTCATCCATCGGGGGAAGGGCCATGGTGTCGGTGAACAAGGCCGTGATCACCCAGGCTTCGGCCGCGATTCCGGTCGTCCCCCTGTACATCAGCCTGCTGTATCGCATTATGCGGGAACACGGCCTGCACGAGGATCCGATCCACCAGATGGTACGGTTGTTCAACGACCATATCGGCCCGGGCAGGACGCCGGCGCTCGACGGGGAGGACCGGATCCGCCTCGATGACCTGGAACTGGGCGATGCTGTCCAGCGGGAAATCGATTCGGTGTGGCCGACGATTACGACGGAGAACTTCCGTGCCCTGACCGACTACGACGCCTATAAGCGAGGTTTCCGGCAGCTGTTCGGTTTCGAAGTGGACAGCGTGGCGTACGACGAACCGGTCGAATTGGAAGCGGAGATATAG